One segment of Mesoplodon densirostris isolate mMesDen1 chromosome 6, mMesDen1 primary haplotype, whole genome shotgun sequence DNA contains the following:
- the BARX1 gene encoding homeobox protein BarH-like 1, with protein MQRPGEPGAARFGPPEGCADHRPHRYRSFMIEEILTEPPGPKGAAPAAAAAAAGELLKFGVQALLAARPFHSHLAVLKAEQAAVFKFPLAPLGCSGLGSALLAAGPGLPGAAGAPHLPLELQLRGKLEAPGAGEPGTKAKKGRRSRTVFTELQLMGLEKRFEKQKYLSTPDRIDLAESLGLSQLQVKTWYQNRRMKWKKIVLQGGGLESPTKPKGRPKKNSIPTSEQLTEQERAKEAEKPAEAPGEAGDRSHED; from the exons ATGCAGCGGCCGGGGGAGCCGGGCGCAGCGCGCTTCGGCCCGCCCGAGGGCTGCGCCGACCACCGGCCGCACCGCTACCGCAGCTTCATGATCGAGGAAATCCTCACTGAGCCTCCGGGGCCCAAGGGCGCCGctcctgccgccgccgccgccgccgcgggcgagCTGCTCAAGTTCGGCGTGCAGGCTCTGCTGGCGGCGCGGCCCTTCCACAGCCACCTGG CCGTGCTGAAGGCCGAGCAGGCGGCGGTGTTTAAGTTCCCGCTGGCTCCGCTTGGCTGCTCCGGGTTGGGCTCGGCGCTGCTTGCCGCGGGGCCTGGGCTGCCCGGCGCTGCCGGCGCGCCGCACCTGCCGCTCGAGCTGCAGCTCCGCGGGAAGCTGGAGGCGCCTGGCGCCGGGGAGCCGGGCACCAAGGCCAAGAAGGGGCGTCGGAGCCGCACCGTGTTCACCGAGCTGCAGCTGATGGGCCTAGAGAAACGCTTCGAGAAGCAGAAGTACCTCTCCACGCCCGACAG AATAGATCTCGCCGAGTCCCTGGGTCTGAGCCAGTTGCAGGTGAAGACGTGGTACCAGAATCGAAGGATGAAGTGGAAGAAAATA GTGCTGCAGGGCGGCGGCCTGGAGTCTCCCACCAAGCCCAAGGGGAGGCCCAAGAAGAACTCCATCCCCACGAGCGAACAGCTCACGGAGCAGGAGCGTGCCAAGGAGGCGGAGAAGCCGGCGGAGGCGCCGGGCGAGGCCGGCGACCGGAGCCACGAGGACTGA